The following proteins are co-located in the Hypomesus transpacificus isolate Combined female chromosome 23, fHypTra1, whole genome shotgun sequence genome:
- the LOC124485074 gene encoding G2/M phase-specific E3 ubiquitin-protein ligase-like yields the protein MRDLSDLSSDDEDFNLAITASLETEQAQATLTQNVSVKEILLELAENISPNNRFKFNLNRSAVLDGAFRGFKRATYNPNVTMNIKFSDDLGRNEEAVDFGGPKREFLRLLMETLAMSPMFERSHSSQNLALDIPAIREDHYFLAGRAMAVSLVHGGSPPTFLSKTLFDCLVGGSHTAKPVLQDIADTDIYNHMKKVSESSTYDDLLAATRQMQDYLANAGCLRPLRNFEDKEQLVHDILMFQVVHRVQAPYQRFQEGLKTLGVLEKLQKHPESFRLLFCHHESTPTAEAMEDLFSILLSDQGSNRRRAEEAVVSFWRDYLQDAEDEEGPSKLFKFLVLPLERLQFRP from the exons ATGAGAGATCTGTCGGATTTATCGTCAGATGATGAGGACTTCAACCTTGCGATAACGGCTAGCCTTGAAACTGAACA aGCCCAAGCCACTCTGACTCAAAATGTCTCTGTTAAGGAGATCCTCTTGGAGTTGGCTGAGAACATCTCACCAAATAATCGTTTTAAATTCAATTTAAATCGATCAGCAGTCTTGGATGGTGCCTTCCGAGGCTTCAAGCGGGCAACGTACAACCCCAATGTCACCATGAACATTAAGTTTTCAGACGATCTTGGGCGGAATGAAGAAGCAGTCGATTTTGGAGGACCAAAGAGAGAATTCCTACGCCTGCTGATGGAAACTTTGGCGATGAGCCCTATGTTTGAGAGGTCCCATTCCAGTCAGAATTTGGCACTTGACATTCCAG CAATCAGAGAGGACCACTATTTCCTTGCTGGAAGAGCAATGGCAGTCAGTCTGGTCCATGGAGGTTCTCCACCAACTTTTCTCTCCAAAACACTGTTTGACTGCTTGGTTGGAGGCAGTCATACAGCCAAGCCAGTGCTACAGGACATTGCAGACACAGACATCTACAATCACATGAAAAAG GTGTCAGAAAGTTCCACATACGATGACCTCCTTGCTGCAACTCGGCAGATGCAAGATTACTTGGCCAATGCCGGATGTCTTCGACCATTGAGAAACTTTGAGGACAAGGAACAGCTTGTTCATGATATCCTCATGTTTCAAGTTGTGCACCGGGTTCAAGCCCCATACCAAAG GTTTCAAGAGGGGCTTAAAACTCTTGGTGTGTTGGAGAAGCTCCAGAAGCATCCAGAAAGTTTCCGTCTCCTGTTTTGCCATCACGAATCCACACCTACTGCCGAAGCAATGGAGGATCTGTTCAGCATCCTTCTTTCTGATCAAGGAAGCaacaggagaagagcagaggaagcTGTAGTATCCTTCTGGAGAGATTACTTGCAAGATGCAGAGG ATGAAGAGGGTCCTTCCAAACTTTTTAAATTCTTAGTTTTGCCACTGGAGCGACTGCAGTTCCGCCCATAG